ACGGGCCATCTCGCTCGACGCGGCCTCACGGCTGGCCTCGGCCGGCGAGCTGGTCCGGCGCCTCCGCTCCCGCCTGGAAGGAACGCTTCCCGCGGGGACGGTCACGTTCCTGCTGACCGACGTGGAGGGCTCCACCAAGCTGTGGGAAGCGCACCCGGAGGCCATGGCGCGGGCCATGCGCCGCCACGACGAGATCATGGCCGGCGCCCTGGAGCGGCACGGCGGATTCCTGCCCCGTGACCAGGGCGAAGGGGACAGCATCCTGGCCGTGTTCGCCCAGGCCGGGCCCGCCGTGGCCTGCGCTCGCGACGTCCAGCTGGCCCTGGCCGCGGAGCCATGGCCCGAGGAGGCCCCCCTCGCCGTCCGCATGGCGCTGAACACCGGGGAGGCCGAGCTGCGGGACCGGAACTACCGGGGCGTGGCCGTCAACCGGACCGCTCGGCTTCGCTCTCTCGCCTTCGGTGGGCAGGTCCTGGTGGGCGCCTCCACGGCGTCCCTGACCGAGGAGTCGCTCCCCCCGGGAACGTCCCTGGTCGATCTGGGGCCCCGCATGCTCCGCGACCTCAACCGCCCGGAGCACGTGTACGAGCTTCGGGTCCGGCCCGGAGGAGCACCCGCCGAGGCCCTCGACGAAGACGATGGGTCGAACCTGGCCTGGCTCGAGACGGCCGGCCGGGCCCAGTTCGTGGGGCGGGTCGAGGAGCTGGCTTCGCTGGAAGAGGCGCGGGAGCGCGCCGCCGGCGGCCACCGGGTCATGGCGCTGGTGGCGGGGGAGCCCGGCATCGGAAAGACGGCGCTGGCCGCGGCGCTGGCCCGCCGGGCCCACGCTGCCGGCGGGCTGGTCCTGTACGGCCGGTGGGAGGAGGAGGCCCTGGCGCCGTTCCAGGCGTTCCGGGAGGCCCTGGGCGAGTACGCCCGGGCCTGCCCGCGCTCCATCCTGCGGGCCGACCTCCGGGAGCACGGCGGCGAGGTGTCCCGCCTGTTCCCTGAGGTGGCCGAGCGCATCGGCGCCGTGGAGGAGCCCCTGGCCACGAGCGGCGAGGCGGAGCGGTTCCGGCTGTTCGAGGCCCTGGACGGGTGGCTCCAGTCCATGGCGTCCCGCTCCCCGGTCCTGCTGGTTCTGGACGACCTGCACTGGGCGGACCGCGCGTCGCTGCTGCTGCTCCAGCACCTCATGCGTGCGCTCCGGCCCACCTCGCTGCTGGTGGTGGCCACCTACCGGGACACCGACCTGGCCGGGTCCGAGCTGGCTCGGGCCCTGCCGGGGCTGACCCGGGACACCGACTGCTTCCGGCTCACCATGCACGGGCTGGGCGACGAGGACGTCCGGGAGCTGGTGGGGCTGGTGACCGGGTGGGACCTGGACCGGGAGCGGGAATGGCTGGCCCGGGAGCTCCGCCAGGAGACCGCCGGGAACCCGTTCTTCCTGCGGGAGATGCTCCGGCACCTGCGCGACGTCGGCGTGGCGGGGGAGCTCCGGGTCCCCGAGACCCTCCGGGACCTGGTGCGGTGGCGAGTGGAGCGGCTGTCTCCCGAGTGCGGGGACGTGCTGGCGGTGGCCTCCGTGATCGGGCAGGACTTCGATGACGGCGTGCTGGGCCCCGCGAGCGGCGCCGGCGAGGACCGGCTGGTCGACCTGCTGGAGGAGGCGGGGCGGGCCGGCCTGGTGGCCGAGGTCCCCGACGAGGCGGGAAGGTGGACGTTCTCGCACGCCGTGGTCCGCCGTTCCCTCCTGGACGGGCTCAGCCAGACCCGCCGGACCCGGGTGCACCGCAGGATCGCGGAGGCCCTGGAGGCCAGGGGCGGGCGCCTGACCACGGCGGCCGAGCTGGCCCACCACTTCGTGGCCTCCGCGGGCACCGGCGTGGCCGAGAAGGCCGTGCGCTATTCCCAGCTGGCGGGGGAGCAGGCCCGGTCGGAGGTGGCCTACGAGTCGGCGGTGGAGCACTACCGCCGGGCCCTCGACGTCCTCGACCGCTTCGGGCCGGACGACGACACGCTGCGGTGCGAGCTCCTCCTGGCGCTCGGCGCCGCGCACGACC
This sequence is a window from Actinomycetota bacterium. Protein-coding genes within it:
- a CDS encoding AAA family ATPase translates to MSVLIRERYEALEVLSEGPGGRMVRARDHQHDREVAIKIRRADTPDARQAFLDRVGVLQALRPHPGHPQVREDFFVEDDYHVVMEWVPGRSLRDALEQRGDPGLPHREALDYLAEAADALDHLHGTDPPTPHGDVRLENFILAPSGRVVLVGFGFPGSGAGLDPGEDLRALGAVARMLLTGTRGLDGPASWPGLGKAEAMVVEALIGRAISLDAASRLASAGELVRRLRSRLEGTLPAGTVTFLLTDVEGSTKLWEAHPEAMARAMRRHDEIMAGALERHGGFLPRDQGEGDSILAVFAQAGPAVACARDVQLALAAEPWPEEAPLAVRMALNTGEAELRDRNYRGVAVNRTARLRSLAFGGQVLVGASTASLTEESLPPGTSLVDLGPRMLRDLNRPEHVYELRVRPGGAPAEALDEDDGSNLAWLETAGRAQFVGRVEELASLEEARERAAGGHRVMALVAGEPGIGKTALAAALARRAHAAGGLVLYGRWEEEALAPFQAFREALGEYARACPRSILRADLREHGGEVSRLFPEVAERIGAVEEPLATSGEAERFRLFEALDGWLQSMASRSPVLLVLDDLHWADRASLLLLQHLMRALRPTSLLVVATYRDTDLAGSELARALPGLTRDTDCFRLTMHGLGDEDVRELVGLVTGWDLDREREWLARELRQETAGNPFFLREMLRHLRDVGVAGELRVPETLRDLVRWRVERLSPECGDVLAVASVIGQDFDDGVLGPASGAGEDRLVDLLEEAGRAGLVAEVPDEAGRWTFSHAVVRRSLLDGLSQTRRTRVHRRIAEALEARGGRLTTAAELAHHFVASAGTGVAEKAVRYSQLAGEQARSEVAYESAVEHYRRALDVLDRFGPDDDTLRCELLLALGAAHDLAGELMARDERFTEAAGVARALDRPDLFAGAALGYGGAWLPASLRPDPRAIALLEEALERLGLEDGSLRAWAMGRLSHWLHYQRPHETRRALADEAEAMARRVGDPRTLATVLFHRCWALDGPEDGEDEVAASAEVLRLADELDDPEVMMQGIRIRLGAQFELGDWEDARETSRVFARVAAELRHPEYLRLAGAWDVTVATIEGRYGDSERVAGELHARLQQIGHPQAEIQYIGQTLSWRWLQGRGPDFLPIWQAMSAQEPGTLTWRALTAWAYAEAEDWDRTRQVLDAVSPEVAAAMDHNFLWWGTIVPFTHATALIGDREWAEVLYELARPYARSNCTIGLSSFNGAVAHYLGVLANVLGRWDEALAHLELALDRHVAMSAPAYVALTRQAMGDALVGRDEPGDRERAAELHTAALRTAEDLGLGAIRARARLRR